ACTTAAAAGATGGAGAAATCTTAATGTTCCAAAACACTAGATTTGAAGATTTAGATGGTAAGAAAGAATCTAAAAATGATCCTGAGTTAGGAAAATACTGGGCTTCTTTAGGAGATCTATTTGTTAACGATGCATTTGGAACTGCTCACAGAGCTCACGCTTCAAACGTTGGAATCGCTGCTAACATTGGAGAAGGAAACACTGCTGCTGGATTCTTAATGGAGAAAGAGATTAAGTTTATCGGTGGAGCTGTTGATGCACCTGAGAGACCTCTTGTTGCTATCTTAGGAGGAGCTAAAGTTTCTGATAAAATTGGAGTTATCGAAAACTTATTAGTTAAAGCTGATAAGATTCTTATTGGTGGAGCTATGATGTTCACATTCTTCAAAGCTTTAGGAAAAAATACAGGAAAATCTCTTGTTGAAGAGGATAAAGTTGAATTAGCTAAGTCATTATTAGAAAAAGCTAACGGTAAAATCATTTTACCTATCGATACAGTAGTTTGTAAAGAATTCTCAAACGATGCACCTCACTCAGTTGTATCAGTTGATGCAATTCCTGCTGATGAGATGGGATTAGACGTAGGACCTGCTACAGTTAAGTTATTTGCTGATCAATTAGTTGGAGCTAAAACAGTTGTATGGAACGGACCTATGGGTGTATTTGAAATGTCAAACTACGCTAAAGGAACTATCGGAGTTTGTGAGGCTATCGCTAACTTAGAGAACGCTACTACAATAATCGGTGGAGGAGATTCTGCTGCTGCTGCTATCTCTTTAGGATTCGCTGATAAGTTCTCTCACATCTCTACTGGTGGAGGAGCTTCTCTAGAGTATTTAGAAGGTAAAAAATTACCAGGTGTAGAATCTATATCTAACAAGTAATAAATTTAAAAGAGACATATTTATTTATGTCTCTTTTTTTACATTAAATAAAATCATAAAAAAAAGAACTCCGGGGGGGTGGAGTTCTTCTGGAATTTTTCTCAAATATATATTAGGGGGAATATATTAGAGAAAAGGATTTGTAAAAATATAATATCATTTTGTATCCAGAATGTATATATACTTTTTTTATTTTTTTTCTCTTTAAAAAAAATACATTATATTTTTTTAGTACATTCGAATCGTTTATCTAGTACGTATTCTATAAAACATCTTTGAATTTCTCTTAAACTAAGAGTATTAACTCTTCTTAAATTCTTTATACTATAGCTCTCTGTATCTGATATTATTAAATTATATTCTTCAATCTCTTTTTTATTTTTAAATCTAAATTCTAATAATGATTCTGTTTCAAAAGATATTTTAGGATAAAACACTTTCATACAACTTATTACTCTTTGACTATATTCGTTATTTATATCTCTAGAAACACTCAAGACTTTAAATCCTTCAACATATTCCTCTGTCATAAAGAAATTTGTTATACATCCTGCTAATCTTAAAACATCTGAATAAATCATTTCAATTTCTAAATCTTTTAAAACTTTTTCTACTATTCCTCCTAATTTTTTGCACCTTGAAGAATTAGGACTTTTTCTAACCCATAAAACACCATATTTTTTATCTAAATATCCTAGCGTATAACAAGAAATTAATTGTCTATACAATTCTTTTTTTTCTTTTTCTGAAAGTTTAAAAATTTCTTGAATTCTATTTATAAATTTTTCATAATTATCTTTTAATAAAACATCAAATTGTGGATAATATTTTATTTTTAAAGTAACGCTTGTTAAAAATTCTTTAAATCTATCTGATAATTTTACTTTAAATTCCATTTCATTTAGTTTTAATAATATTTTATTAAAGTCTTCATGTGATTTCACATCATCTATATCAATACATATATTGCCTTTTGCTTTTTCTACAATGGCCATTGAATAAATTGCATAAAATGAAAACATAGATTTTTTTAATTGAAACTTTTCAATTACTTGATTATAAATTTTTAAATATTTTTCTTCTTCTAGAATGTTTATTTCTTCTAAAAGTTCTTTTCTTTGTTTTGAAAGAAAGTCTCTATCTATAAATAATTTCATTATTTTTTCACAGAGTATACCACTTAAATTTTTACTATTTTCCTCTTCTAAAAAAATCCCTTTAGAGTTTTTAGATTCAACTTTAATATTTTTTTCTTCTAGTTCTTCTTTTACTTTTTTTAAATCTTTTATTGCTGTTGTCCTTGAAACGCCCATTAGTTGTCTTTCTTTTTCTAAATTTATATGTCCATTTAAAAGTAATCTAATGCAGTAGATATCTTGTCTTTCCCTTGAAGAAAGAATGTCCAACTTTGAAAAAAATTCTGAAAATCTTTCATCTCTATTTTGTAAGCTATATATGTTATTTACTTTCTTTATTGGATCAATACCTTTTTCTTCTAGATATTCATTTAATACTCCAATATTTCTTTCAATAGAATTGATATCTAAATTAACATATTTAAATATTTCATCTATATTGATATCTCCATGCAATAAAACTTTCAATAGTGTTATTGCTTTATTTGACATACAAGCACCCCCATATTTTATTAAATGAAGCTTTTCATAATTTCAATCGTACCATTAATTGTAACTGACATATTTGCTGGTATAAAATACGTATCTCCTTTTTTCACTTCATATTCTTTTCCTTCAGATGTTAAAGTTCCCTCTCCATCAAGAAT
This portion of the Candidatus Cetobacterium colombiensis genome encodes:
- a CDS encoding phosphoglycerate kinase yields the protein MAKKIVTDLDLAGKKVLMRVDFNVPMKDGKITDENRIVAALPTIKYVLENGGKVIAFSHLGKVKEAADLEKRNIEPVAKRLAELLGQPVTFINATRGEELEKAVANLKDGEILMFQNTRFEDLDGKKESKNDPELGKYWASLGDLFVNDAFGTAHRAHASNVGIAANIGEGNTAAGFLMEKEIKFIGGAVDAPERPLVAILGGAKVSDKIGVIENLLVKADKILIGGAMMFTFFKALGKNTGKSLVEEDKVELAKSLLEKANGKIILPIDTVVCKEFSNDAPHSVVSVDAIPADEMGLDVGPATVKLFADQLVGAKTVVWNGPMGVFEMSNYAKGTIGVCEAIANLENATTIIGGGDSAAAAISLGFADKFSHISTGGGASLEYLEGKKLPGVESISNK
- a CDS encoding BglG family transcription antiterminator, producing the protein MSNKAITLLKVLLHGDINIDEIFKYVNLDINSIERNIGVLNEYLEEKGIDPIKKVNNIYSLQNRDERFSEFFSKLDILSSRERQDIYCIRLLLNGHINLEKERQLMGVSRTTAIKDLKKVKEELEEKNIKVESKNSKGIFLEEENSKNLSGILCEKIMKLFIDRDFLSKQRKELLEEINILEEEKYLKIYNQVIEKFQLKKSMFSFYAIYSMAIVEKAKGNICIDIDDVKSHEDFNKILLKLNEMEFKVKLSDRFKEFLTSVTLKIKYYPQFDVLLKDNYEKFINRIQEIFKLSEKEKKELYRQLISCYTLGYLDKKYGVLWVRKSPNSSRCKKLGGIVEKVLKDLEIEMIYSDVLRLAGCITNFFMTEEYVEGFKVLSVSRDINNEYSQRVISCMKVFYPKISFETESLLEFRFKNKKEIEEYNLIISDTESYSIKNLRRVNTLSLREIQRCFIEYVLDKRFECTKKI